The proteins below come from a single Microtus pennsylvanicus isolate mMicPen1 chromosome 13, mMicPen1.hap1, whole genome shotgun sequence genomic window:
- the LOC142833990 gene encoding translationally-controlled tumor protein: protein MIIYRDIISHDELFSDIYKIREIADGLCLEVEGKMVSRTEGNIDDSLIGGNASAEGPEGEGTESTVVTGVDIVMNHHLQETSFTKEAYKKYIKDYMKSLKGKLEEQKPERVKPFMTGAAEQIKHILANFNNYQFFIGENMNPDGMVALLDYREDGVTPYMIFFKDGLEMEKC, encoded by the coding sequence ATGATCATCTACCGGGACATCATCAGCCATGACGAGCTGTTCTCCGACATCTACAAGATCCGGGAGATCGCGGACGGGCTGTGCCTGGAGGTGGAGGGCAAGATGGTCAGTAGAACAGAGGGTAACATCGATGACTCTCTCATTGGTGGGAATGCTTCCGCCGAAGGCCCAGAGGGCGAAGGTACCGAAAGCACAGTAGTCACTGGTGTTGACATTGTCATGAACCACCACTTACAAGAAACCAGCTTCACAAAAGAGGCCTACAAAAAGTACATCAAAGATTACATGAAATCACTCAAAGGCAAACTTGAAGAACAGAAACCAGAAAGAGTAAAGCCTTTTATGACTGGGGCTGCAGAGCAAATTAAGCACATCCTTGCTAATTTCAATAACTACCAGTTTTTTATTGGTGAGAACATGAATCCAGATGGCATGGTTGCTCTCCTGGACTACCGTGAAGATGGCGTGACTCCATACATGATTTTCTTCAAGGATGGCTTAGAGATGGAGAAATGTTAA